One Citrobacter amalonaticus genomic window carries:
- the xerC gene encoding tyrosine recombinase XerC has protein sequence MTDFTTDVTRFLRYLGVERQLSPITLKNYQRQLDAIIALAGETGLQSWQQCDAAMVRSFAVRSRRKGLGPASLALRLSALRSFFDWMVSEGKLKANPAKGVQAPKAPRHLPKNIDVDDVNRLLDIDLNDPLAVRDRAMLEVMYGAGLRLSELVGLDIKHLDLDTGEVWVMGKGSKERRLPIGRNAVAWIEHWLDLRGLFGSEEDALFLSKLGNRISARNVQKRFAEWGIKQGLNSHVHPHKLRHSFATHMLESSGDLRGVQELLGHANLSTTQIYTHLDFQHLASVYDAAHPRAKRGK, from the coding sequence ATGACGGACTTCACCACCGATGTCACCCGATTTCTGCGCTATCTGGGCGTAGAACGCCAGCTTAGCCCCATCACGCTGAAAAACTATCAGCGCCAGCTTGATGCCATCATCGCCTTAGCCGGAGAAACCGGACTGCAAAGTTGGCAACAATGTGACGCTGCAATGGTGCGTAGTTTCGCGGTGCGCAGTCGCCGTAAAGGGCTTGGCCCTGCGAGTCTCGCGCTACGTCTTTCTGCACTGCGTAGCTTTTTCGACTGGATGGTGAGCGAAGGCAAGCTGAAAGCCAATCCGGCGAAAGGGGTACAGGCACCCAAAGCGCCGCGCCATTTGCCGAAAAATATCGACGTTGATGATGTCAACCGTCTGCTGGATATTGACCTTAACGATCCGCTCGCCGTGCGTGACCGCGCGATGCTGGAGGTGATGTACGGTGCGGGTCTGCGTTTGTCTGAGCTGGTGGGGCTGGACATCAAACATCTGGATCTCGACACCGGTGAAGTGTGGGTGATGGGGAAAGGCAGCAAAGAGCGTCGCCTGCCCATTGGTCGCAATGCAGTGGCGTGGATTGAGCACTGGCTGGATCTGCGCGGGTTGTTTGGCAGTGAGGAAGACGCGCTGTTTCTGTCGAAGCTGGGCAACCGTATTTCCGCGCGCAACGTGCAAAAGCGTTTTGCCGAGTGGGGCATTAAGCAGGGGTTAAACAGCCATGTGCATCCGCATAAGCTGCGTCACTCGTTTGCCACGCATATGCTGGAATCGAGCGGTGACCTGCGAGGTGTACAGGAACTGCTGGGACACGCCAACCTCTCGACCACGCAAATCTATACTCATCTTGATTTTCAACACCTGGCCTCGGTGTACGATGCGGCGCATCCGCGCGCCAAACGGGGGAAATAA
- the ysgD gene encoding YsgD/CorL family protein, translating into MDTPSRYWLIILSSRINS; encoded by the coding sequence TTGGACACACCCAGTAGATACTGGCTCATTATCCTGTCATCCAGGATCAACTCCTAA
- the recQ gene encoding ATP-dependent DNA helicase RecQ: MAQAEVLNLESGAKQVLQETFGYQQFRPGQEAIIDTVVSGRDCLVVMPTGGGKSLCYQIPALLLNGLTVVVSPLISLMKDQVDQLLANGVAAACLNSTQTREQQLEVMTGCRTGQIRLLYIAPERLMLDNFLEHLAHWNPVLLAVDEAHCISQWGHDFRPEYAALGQLRQRFPALPFVALTATADETTRLDIVRLLGLNDPLIQISSFDRPNIRYMLMEKFKPLDQLMRYVQEQRGKSGIIYCNSRAKVEDTAARLQSRGISAAAYHAGLENHIRADVQEKFQRDDLQIVVATVAFGMGINKPNVRFVVHFDIPRNIESYYQETGRAGRDGLPAEAMLFYDPADMAWLRRCLEEKPQGQLQDIERHKLNAMGAFAEAQTCRRLVLLNYFGEGRQEPCGNCDICLDPPKQYDGVKDAQIALSTIGRVNQRFGMGYVVEVIRGANSQRIRELGHDKLKVYGMGREHSHEHWVSVIRQLIHLGFVTQNIAQHSALQLTDASRPLLRGEVTLQLAVPRIVALKPRVMQKSFGGNYDRKLFAKLRKLRKAIADEENIPPYVVFNDATLIEMAEQMPVSASEMLSVNGVGMRKLERFGKAFMALIRAHVDGDDEE, translated from the coding sequence GTGGCGCAGGCGGAAGTGTTGAATCTGGAATCTGGAGCTAAGCAGGTTTTGCAAGAAACCTTTGGCTACCAACAGTTTCGCCCGGGTCAGGAAGCGATCATCGACACCGTCGTTTCGGGGCGCGACTGCCTGGTCGTGATGCCGACCGGGGGCGGAAAATCCCTCTGCTATCAAATCCCTGCCTTACTGCTCAACGGCCTGACCGTGGTGGTTTCGCCGCTGATCTCCCTGATGAAAGATCAGGTCGACCAACTGCTGGCGAACGGCGTGGCGGCAGCCTGTCTGAACTCGACGCAAACCCGCGAGCAGCAGCTTGAAGTGATGACGGGGTGTCGTACCGGACAAATCCGTCTGCTGTATATCGCTCCTGAACGCCTGATGCTGGATAACTTCCTTGAGCACCTGGCGCACTGGAATCCGGTGTTACTGGCCGTGGACGAAGCGCACTGCATCTCGCAGTGGGGACATGACTTCCGCCCGGAATATGCCGCACTCGGCCAGCTCAGGCAGCGTTTTCCCGCACTGCCGTTTGTCGCGCTGACCGCGACCGCCGATGAAACCACGCGGCTGGATATTGTTCGTCTGCTGGGGCTGAACGATCCCTTAATCCAGATCAGCAGTTTTGACCGTCCGAACATTCGCTACATGCTGATGGAGAAGTTTAAACCGCTCGATCAGCTGATGCGCTACGTGCAGGAACAGCGCGGTAAATCCGGGATTATTTACTGTAACAGTCGTGCGAAGGTGGAAGACACCGCCGCGCGTTTGCAAAGCCGGGGTATTAGCGCCGCGGCATACCATGCTGGGCTGGAAAATCACATCCGTGCCGACGTGCAGGAGAAATTCCAGCGCGACGACCTGCAAATCGTGGTGGCGACCGTCGCTTTTGGCATGGGCATCAACAAACCTAACGTGCGTTTTGTGGTGCATTTCGATATTCCCCGCAACATTGAGTCCTACTACCAGGAGACCGGTCGTGCCGGGCGTGACGGCCTGCCCGCGGAGGCGATGCTGTTTTACGACCCGGCGGATATGGCGTGGCTGCGCCGCTGCCTGGAAGAAAAACCGCAGGGACAGCTACAGGATATCGAACGGCACAAGCTGAATGCGATGGGCGCGTTCGCCGAGGCGCAAACCTGCCGTCGTCTGGTGCTGCTTAACTACTTCGGGGAAGGGCGTCAGGAACCGTGCGGCAACTGCGATATCTGTCTTGATCCGCCAAAACAGTATGATGGCGTGAAGGACGCACAGATTGCGCTCTCGACCATTGGTCGGGTAAACCAGCGCTTTGGGATGGGTTACGTGGTGGAAGTGATTCGCGGGGCTAACAGCCAGCGCATTCGCGAGCTCGGCCACGACAAGCTCAAAGTGTACGGTATGGGACGCGAGCACAGTCACGAGCACTGGGTGAGCGTGATCCGCCAGTTGATTCACCTGGGTTTCGTCACTCAGAATATCGCCCAGCATTCTGCGCTACAGCTCACCGACGCTTCACGTCCGCTGTTGCGCGGCGAGGTCACCCTGCAACTCGCTGTGCCGCGTATTGTCGCCCTGAAACCGCGCGTCATGCAGAAATCTTTCGGCGGCAATTACGACCGCAAACTGTTCGCTAAACTGCGCAAGCTGCGTAAAGCCATTGCCGATGAAGAGAATATCCCGCCGTACGTCGTCTTCAACGACGCCACGCTGATTGAGATGGCAGAACAGATGCCGGTTTCCGCGAGCGAAATGCTCAGCGTCAACGGGGTGGGAATGCGCAAACTGGAACGCTTCGGTAAAGCGTTTATGGCGCTGATCCGCGCCCACGTCGATGGTGACGACGAAGAGTAG
- the rhtC gene encoding threonine export protein RhtC produces the protein MLMLFLTVAMVHIVALMSPGPDFFFVSQTAVSRSRKEAMMGVLGITCGVMVWAGIALLGLHLIIEKMAWLHTIIMVGGGLYLCWMGYQMLRGALKKQDVAAPTPQVELAQSGRSFLKGLLTNLANPKAIIYFGSVFSLFVGDSVGTAARWGIFVLIIVETFAWFTVVASLFALPKMRRGYQRMAKWIDGFAGALFAGFGIHLIISR, from the coding sequence ATGTTAATGTTATTTCTCACCGTGGCGATGGTGCACATTGTGGCGCTGATGAGCCCAGGGCCGGATTTCTTTTTTGTCTCGCAGACAGCGGTCAGCCGCTCGCGCAAAGAAGCGATGATGGGCGTGTTGGGCATTACCTGTGGCGTCATGGTCTGGGCGGGCATCGCGCTGCTCGGCCTGCATCTGATTATCGAAAAAATGGCCTGGCTACACACCATCATCATGGTCGGCGGCGGTCTGTATCTGTGCTGGATGGGCTACCAGATGCTGCGCGGCGCGTTGAAAAAACAGGATGTCGCCGCACCCACGCCGCAGGTTGAGCTGGCGCAAAGCGGTCGTAGTTTCCTGAAAGGGTTACTGACGAACCTGGCTAACCCGAAAGCCATCATCTACTTCGGTTCGGTCTTTTCTCTGTTTGTCGGCGATAGCGTCGGTACTGCCGCGCGCTGGGGGATTTTCGTGCTGATTATCGTTGAGACTTTCGCATGGTTTACCGTGGTTGCCAGCCTGTTTGCGCTGCCGAAAATGCGGCGTGGTTACCAGCGTATGGCGAAATGGATCGACGGTTTTGCCGGGGCGTTGTTTGCCGGGTTCGGTATCCATCTGATCATTTCGCGCTAA
- the corA gene encoding magnesium/cobalt transporter CorA: MLSAFQLENNRLTRLEVEESQTLIDAVWVDLVEPDDDERLRVQSELGQSLATRPELEDIEASARFFEDEDGLHIHSFFFFEDAEDHAGNSTVAFTIRDGRLFTLRERELPAFRLYRMRARSQAMVDGNAYELLLDLFETKIEQLADEIENIYSDLEELSRVIMEGHQGDEYDEALSTLAELEDIGWKVRLCLMDTQRALNFLVRKARLPGGQLEQAREILRDIESLLPHNESLFQKVNFLMQAAMGFINIEQNRIIKIFSVVSVVFLPPTLVASSYGMNFEFMPELKWSFGYPGAIIFMLLAGLAPYLYFKRKNWL, encoded by the coding sequence ATGCTGAGCGCATTTCAACTGGAAAATAACCGACTCACCCGGCTGGAAGTCGAAGAGTCACAAACCCTGATTGATGCCGTCTGGGTCGACCTGGTCGAGCCCGACGACGACGAGCGACTGCGCGTACAATCTGAGCTGGGCCAGAGCCTGGCGACCCGTCCTGAACTGGAAGACATCGAAGCATCCGCCCGTTTCTTCGAAGACGAAGACGGTCTGCACATCCACTCCTTTTTCTTCTTCGAAGATGCGGAAGACCACGCGGGTAACTCCACCGTGGCATTCACCATCCGCGATGGCCGCCTGTTTACCCTGCGTGAACGTGAGCTGCCCGCGTTTCGTTTGTACCGTATGCGCGCCCGCAGCCAGGCCATGGTTGACGGTAACGCCTATGAACTGCTGCTGGATCTGTTCGAAACCAAAATCGAACAGTTGGCGGATGAAATCGAAAACATCTACAGCGATCTGGAGGAGCTGAGTCGGGTGATTATGGAAGGGCACCAGGGCGATGAGTACGATGAAGCACTCTCGACGCTGGCGGAACTGGAAGATATCGGCTGGAAAGTCCGCCTGTGTCTGATGGATACCCAGCGTGCGCTGAACTTCCTGGTCCGTAAGGCGCGTTTACCGGGCGGACAACTGGAACAGGCGCGCGAGATCCTGCGAGATATCGAATCCCTGCTGCCGCACAATGAATCCCTGTTCCAGAAAGTGAACTTCCTGATGCAGGCGGCGATGGGCTTTATCAACATCGAGCAGAACCGCATCATCAAGATCTTCTCGGTGGTCTCCGTGGTCTTCCTGCCGCCGACGCTGGTGGCATCCAGCTATGGGATGAACTTTGAGTTTATGCCTGAACTGAAGTGGAGCTTTGGTTACCCGGGCGCGATTATCTTTATGCTGCTCGCCGGTCTGGCACCGTATCTGTACTTTAAACGGAAGAACTGGCTGTAA
- the yigB gene encoding 5-amino-6-(5-phospho-D-ribitylamino)uracil phosphatase YigB: protein MRFYRSPGPISAITFDLDDTLYDNRPVIQRTEQEALAFMQNYHPALRTLQNADLQRLRQAVREAEPEIYHDVTRWRHRAVERAMLNAGLSAEEAITGANAAMMNFAKWRSRVDVPQETHDTLKALARKWPLVAITNGNAQPELFGLGDYFEFVLRAGPDGRSKPFSDMYFLAAEKLNVPIGEILHVGDDLTTDVAGAIRSGLQACWIKPENADLMHTFDSRLLPHIEISQLASLTSLI from the coding sequence ATGCGTTTTTACCGGTCTCCAGGACCCATCTCGGCGATCACTTTCGATCTCGATGACACCCTTTACGATAACCGCCCGGTTATCCAGCGCACCGAACAGGAAGCGCTCGCCTTTATGCAAAACTACCATCCGGCGCTACGCACGCTGCAAAATGCTGATCTGCAACGCCTGCGTCAGGCGGTACGGGAAGCGGAGCCGGAAATTTATCACGATGTCACCCGCTGGCGTCATCGCGCCGTTGAGCGTGCCATGCTAAACGCCGGGCTTTCTGCAGAGGAAGCGATTACGGGGGCGAATGCCGCGATGATGAACTTTGCGAAGTGGCGCAGTCGGGTCGATGTCCCGCAAGAGACGCACGACACGCTGAAAGCGTTAGCGAGAAAGTGGCCGCTGGTGGCGATTACCAACGGCAACGCGCAGCCGGAACTGTTCGGCCTCGGCGACTATTTCGAATTTGTGCTGCGGGCCGGTCCGGACGGACGCTCAAAGCCGTTCAGTGATATGTACTTTCTGGCGGCGGAAAAGCTGAATGTGCCGATCGGCGAGATCCTGCACGTGGGCGACGATCTGACGACCGACGTTGCCGGGGCGATCCGTAGCGGGTTGCAGGCTTGCTGGATTAAACCGGAAAATGCCGACCTGATGCACACCTTTGACAGCCGCTTACTGCCACATATTGAGATTTCACAGTTGGCATCTCTGACCTCGCTGATATAA
- the pldA gene encoding phospholipase A, whose protein sequence is MRAILAWLLPAALLPLAAYAQEATVKEVHDAPAVRGSIIANLLQEHDNPFTLYPYDTNYLIYTNTSDMNKEAISSYNWSENARKDEVKFQLSLAFPIWRGIAGPNSVLGASYTQKSWWQLSNTEESSPFRETNYEPQLFLGFATDYRLAGWTLRDVEMGYNHDSNGRSDPTSRSWNRLYTRLMAENGNWLVEVKPWYVIGSTDDNPDITKYMGYYQLKVGYHLGDAVLSAKGQYNWNTGYGGAELGLSYPMTKHIRLYTQVYSGYGESLIDYNFNQTRVGVGVMLNDIF, encoded by the coding sequence ATGCGGGCGATTCTGGCTTGGTTGCTACCAGCAGCACTGCTGCCGCTGGCGGCGTATGCGCAAGAGGCGACGGTGAAAGAGGTTCATGATGCACCGGCGGTGCGGGGCAGTATTATCGCCAACCTGCTGCAGGAGCATGATAATCCTTTTACGCTCTACCCCTACGATACAAACTACCTGATCTACACCAATACCAGCGACATGAACAAAGAAGCGATCAGTTCCTACAACTGGTCCGAAAATGCCCGCAAAGATGAAGTGAAGTTCCAGTTGAGTCTGGCGTTTCCGATCTGGCGTGGGATTGCGGGGCCAAACTCGGTTCTGGGCGCCTCTTATACGCAGAAGTCCTGGTGGCAGTTATCCAACACAGAAGAGTCATCGCCATTTCGTGAAACCAACTATGAACCGCAGCTGTTCCTGGGTTTTGCAACAGATTACCGGTTGGCTGGATGGACGCTGCGTGACGTGGAAATGGGTTACAACCATGATTCTAACGGGCGTTCCGACCCGACATCACGTAGCTGGAACCGTCTTTACACGCGCCTGATGGCGGAAAACGGCAACTGGCTGGTGGAGGTTAAACCGTGGTACGTCATCGGCAGTACCGACGATAACCCCGATATCACCAAATACATGGGCTATTATCAGCTTAAGGTCGGCTATCACCTGGGCGATGCGGTACTGAGCGCGAAGGGCCAGTACAACTGGAATACCGGTTACGGCGGCGCGGAACTGGGGCTGAGTTATCCGATGACGAAGCATATTCGTCTCTATACCCAGGTGTATAGCGGGTACGGCGAATCGCTGATCGACTATAACTTTAATCAGACGCGTGTCGGTGTGGGTGTGATGCTCAACGATATCTTCTGA
- a CDS encoding DUF484 domain-containing protein, with protein sequence MKQPGEELQETLTELDDRAVVDYLQKNPEFFIRNAHAVEAMRVPHPVRGTVSLVEWHMARARNHINVLEENMSLLMAQANANESLFYRLLHLQGRLVAATSLDDMLMRFHRWARELGLAGATVRLFPDRWRLGAPSSYTHLALSRQAFEPLRIQRLGQEQHYLGTLNGPELLVVLPEAKAIGSVAMSMLGRDGDLGVILFSSRDMHHYQAGQGTQLLHEIALMMPDLLERWIERV encoded by the coding sequence ATGAAGCAACCAGGGGAAGAACTACAGGAAACGCTTACGGAACTCGATGACCGGGCGGTCGTCGACTATCTGCAGAAAAATCCTGAGTTTTTTATCCGCAATGCGCATGCCGTGGAAGCGATGCGGGTGCCGCACCCGGTGCGGGGCACCGTCTCACTCGTTGAGTGGCACATGGCCCGCGCACGCAATCACATCAACGTCCTTGAAGAAAATATGTCGCTGTTGATGGCGCAGGCGAATGCCAACGAAAGCCTGTTTTATCGCCTGCTGCATTTGCAGGGACGTCTGGTTGCAGCGACCAGCCTGGACGATATGCTGATGCGTTTTCATCGCTGGGCGCGTGAACTGGGCCTTGCCGGTGCAACGGTGCGTCTGTTTCCCGATCGCTGGCGTCTCGGCGCGCCGTCGAGCTATACCCATCTGGCGTTAAGCCGTCAGGCCTTCGAACCGCTGCGTATTCAGCGGCTGGGGCAGGAACAGCACTATCTGGGCACCTTAAACGGTCCGGAATTGCTGGTGGTGCTGCCGGAAGCGAAGGCGATTGGTTCGGTGGCGATGTCGATGCTGGGACGCGACGGCGATTTGGGCGTCATTCTGTTCAGCAGCCGCGACATGCATCACTATCAGGCAGGCCAGGGAACGCAACTCCTGCATGAAATCGCGCTGATGATGCCGGATCTGCTGGAGCGCTGGATTGAACGCGTATGA
- the uvrD gene encoding DNA helicase II yields MDVSYLLDSLNDKQREAVAAPRSNMLVLAGAGSGKTRVLVHRIAWLLTVENNSPYSIMAVTFTNKAAAEMRHRIGQIMGTSQGGMWVGTFHGLAHRLLRAHHMDANLPQDFQILDSEDQLRLLKRLIKAMNLDEKQWPARQAMWYINGQKDEGLRPHHIQSFGNPIEQTWQKVYQAYQEACDRAGLVDFAELLLRAHELWLNKPHILQHYRERFTNILVDEFQDTNNIQYAWIRLLAGDTGKVMIVGDDDQSIYGWRGAQVENIQRFLNDFPGAQTIRLEQNYRSTSNILSAANALIENNNGRLGKKLWTDGVEGEPISLYCAFNELDEARFVVNRIKTWQDNGGALEQCAILYRSNAQSRVLEEALLQASMPYRIYGGMRFFERQEIKDALSYLRLIANRNDDAAFERVVNTPTRGIGDRTLDVVRQTSRDRQLTLWQACRELLQEKALAGRAASALQRFMELIDALAQETVDMPLHVQTDRVIKDSGLRMMYEQEKGEKGQTRIENLEELVTATRQFSYNDEDEDLMPLQAFLSHAALEAGEGQADTWQDAVQLMTLHSAKGLEFPQVFIVGMEEGMFPSQMSLDEGGRLEEERRLAYVGVTRAMQKLTLTYAETRRLYGKEVYHRPSRFIGELPEACVEEVRLRATISRPVSHQRMGTPMAENDTGYKLGQRVRHAKFGEGTIVNLEGSGEHSRLQVAFQGQGIKWLVAAYAKLETV; encoded by the coding sequence ATGGACGTTTCTTATCTGCTCGACAGCCTCAATGATAAACAGCGCGAAGCGGTGGCCGCGCCACGTAGCAACATGCTGGTTCTCGCGGGGGCAGGGAGCGGTAAGACACGCGTACTGGTGCACCGTATCGCCTGGCTGCTGACGGTAGAAAATAACTCGCCGTACTCGATTATGGCGGTGACCTTTACCAATAAAGCGGCGGCGGAGATGCGTCACCGTATCGGCCAGATTATGGGCACCAGCCAGGGCGGCATGTGGGTCGGCACCTTCCACGGTCTGGCGCACCGACTGCTGCGCGCGCATCACATGGATGCGAATTTGCCGCAGGACTTCCAGATCCTCGACAGCGAAGACCAGTTGCGTCTGCTAAAGCGTCTGATCAAGGCGATGAACCTCGACGAGAAGCAGTGGCCGGCGCGTCAGGCGATGTGGTACATCAACGGACAGAAAGACGAAGGTCTGCGCCCGCATCATATTCAGAGCTTCGGTAACCCGATTGAGCAGACCTGGCAGAAGGTGTATCAGGCCTATCAGGAAGCGTGCGATCGTGCGGGGCTGGTGGATTTTGCCGAACTGCTGCTGCGCGCGCATGAGCTGTGGCTCAACAAACCGCATATTCTTCAGCACTACCGCGAACGTTTCACCAATATCCTGGTGGACGAATTCCAGGATACCAACAACATCCAGTATGCCTGGATCCGTCTGCTGGCTGGCGATACCGGCAAAGTGATGATCGTGGGCGATGACGACCAGTCGATCTACGGCTGGCGCGGCGCGCAGGTAGAGAACATCCAGCGCTTCCTGAACGACTTCCCCGGCGCGCAAACCATCCGTCTTGAGCAGAACTACCGTTCAACCAGCAATATCCTCAGCGCGGCGAACGCCCTGATCGAGAACAACAATGGGCGTCTGGGTAAAAAGCTGTGGACCGATGGCGTCGAAGGCGAGCCCATTTCACTCTACTGCGCGTTTAACGAGCTGGATGAAGCGCGTTTTGTCGTCAACCGGATTAAAACCTGGCAGGACAACGGCGGCGCGCTGGAGCAATGCGCCATTCTCTACCGCAGTAACGCCCAGTCGCGTGTGCTGGAAGAGGCGCTGCTACAGGCCAGTATGCCGTACCGTATTTACGGCGGCATGCGCTTCTTCGAGCGTCAGGAAATCAAAGATGCGCTCTCTTATCTGCGTCTGATTGCGAACCGGAATGATGACGCCGCCTTTGAACGCGTGGTGAATACCCCGACGCGCGGGATTGGCGATCGGACGCTGGACGTGGTGCGCCAGACGTCACGCGATCGTCAGCTCACGCTGTGGCAGGCGTGTCGCGAACTGTTGCAGGAAAAAGCGCTGGCCGGTCGTGCCGCCAGTGCGCTGCAACGCTTTATGGAACTCATTGACGCACTGGCGCAGGAAACCGTCGATATGCCGCTGCACGTGCAGACTGACCGGGTGATTAAAGATTCCGGCCTGCGCATGATGTACGAGCAGGAGAAAGGCGAGAAAGGCCAGACTCGCATTGAGAACTTAGAGGAACTGGTGACGGCGACGCGCCAGTTCAGCTACAACGACGAAGACGAAGATCTAATGCCGTTGCAGGCATTTCTCTCCCATGCAGCGCTGGAAGCGGGCGAAGGGCAGGCGGATACCTGGCAGGATGCGGTACAGCTCATGACGCTGCACTCGGCGAAAGGGCTGGAGTTCCCGCAGGTGTTTATCGTCGGGATGGAAGAGGGGATGTTCCCCAGCCAGATGTCGCTGGATGAGGGCGGACGCCTTGAAGAGGAGCGTCGTCTGGCCTACGTCGGCGTGACCCGTGCGATGCAGAAACTGACCCTAACCTATGCCGAAACGCGTCGGTTGTATGGCAAAGAAGTGTATCACCGTCCGTCGCGCTTCATCGGTGAGTTGCCGGAAGCGTGCGTTGAAGAGGTCCGTCTGCGCGCAACGATCAGCCGTCCGGTGAGCCATCAGCGGATGGGGACGCCGATGGCGGAGAATGACACCGGTTACAAGCTGGGCCAGCGTGTGCGTCATGCCAAGTTCGGCGAGGGCACCATTGTGAATCTGGAGGGCAGCGGCGAACACAGCCGGTTGCAGGTGGCTTTCCAGGGACAGGGAATTAAATGGCTCGTTGCCGCGTACGCGAAGTTGGAAACGGTCTAA
- the yigI gene encoding acyl-CoA thioesterase YigI, producing MSAVLTAEQALKLVGEMFVYHMPFNRALGLELERYEKEFAQLAFNNQPMMVGNWAQSILHGGVIASALDVAAGLVCVGSTLTRHETISEDELRQRLSRMGTIDLRVDYLRPGRGNRFTATSSLLRAGNKVAVARVELHNEEQLYIASATATYMVG from the coding sequence ATGTCTGCCGTACTGACTGCTGAGCAAGCCCTGAAGCTCGTGGGCGAAATGTTTGTCTACCACATGCCGTTCAACCGGGCGCTGGGGCTGGAGCTGGAACGCTATGAGAAAGAGTTTGCCCAACTGGCGTTTAATAATCAGCCGATGATGGTTGGAAACTGGGCGCAGAGCATCCTGCATGGCGGGGTAATTGCCTCTGCTCTGGACGTGGCTGCCGGGCTGGTGTGTGTCGGCAGTACTCTGACGCGCCATGAAACCATCAGTGAAGACGAACTGCGCCAGCGGCTGTCCCGCATGGGGACCATCGATCTGCGCGTAGACTACCTGCGTCCGGGTCGGGGCAATCGCTTTACCGCCACCAGCAGTCTGCTGCGCGCCGGGAATAAAGTCGCCGTCGCGCGCGTGGAATTACACAACGAAGAGCAGCTTTATATTGCCAGCGCCACCGCCACTTATATGGTGGGGTAA
- the rarD gene encoding EamA family transporter RarD, translating to MDAKQTRLGVLLALAAYFIWGIAPAYFKLIYYVPADEILTHRVIWSFFFMVALISISRQWSSVKALLKTPKKIFLLALSAVLVGGNWLLFIWAVNNHHMLEASLGYFINPLVNIVLGMLFLGERFRRMQWLAVILATCGVLVQLWTFGSLPIIALGLAFSFAFYGLVRKKIAVEAQTGMLVETLWLLPVAAIYLFGIADSSTSHMGQNPMSLNLLLIAAGVVTTVPLLCFTGAATRLRLSTLGFFQYIGPTLMFLLAVTFYGEVPGSDKMVTFAFIWVALAIFVTDAIYTQRRGRRS from the coding sequence ATGGATGCAAAACAAACGCGGCTGGGCGTGTTACTCGCGCTTGCCGCCTATTTTATTTGGGGGATCGCTCCGGCGTACTTCAAGCTAATTTATTACGTCCCCGCAGATGAAATCCTGACCCATCGCGTGATCTGGTCGTTTTTCTTTATGGTGGCGCTGATCAGCATCAGCCGGCAGTGGTCGAGCGTGAAAGCGCTGCTGAAAACACCGAAAAAGATCTTCCTGTTAGCGCTCTCGGCGGTACTCGTGGGGGGCAACTGGCTGTTGTTTATCTGGGCGGTAAACAACCACCATATGCTGGAAGCCAGCCTGGGTTACTTTATCAACCCACTGGTGAACATTGTGCTGGGAATGCTTTTCCTCGGTGAACGCTTCCGTCGGATGCAGTGGCTGGCGGTAATACTGGCGACCTGTGGCGTTCTGGTGCAGCTCTGGACCTTCGGTTCGTTGCCGATCATCGCGCTGGGACTGGCGTTCAGTTTTGCGTTTTACGGTCTGGTACGCAAGAAAATTGCCGTTGAAGCGCAAACCGGGATGTTAGTGGAGACCCTGTGGCTGTTGCCCGTTGCCGCAATCTACCTGTTCGGTATCGCCGACAGCTCAACCAGCCATATGGGGCAGAACCCGATGTCGCTCAACCTGCTGCTGATTGCCGCCGGGGTGGTGACCACGGTTCCGCTGCTGTGCTTTACCGGTGCGGCGACGCGCCTGCGCCTTTCCACGCTGGGCTTCTTCCAATACATCGGCCCTACGCTGATGTTCCTGCTGGCCGTGACGTTCTACGGCGAAGTGCCGGGGTCGGATAAAATGGTGACATTCGCCTTTATCTGGGTCGCACTGGCGATCTTCGTGACGGATGCGATTTATACCCAGAGACGGGGACGTCGGAGTTAG